The genomic interval CAAACCGGGTGCCGTCGCCCTCGGGGGTCAGGCGCACCTCGATCCAGCTCACCTGGTCGGCGTACTCCCACGTGGCCGCGTACGACCGGGGCTTGTCGCACCGGGTGATCGTGCCGCCGGCGTTGCCGGTGATCTGGTAGTGCCCGCCCTCCTTGAGCTCGCCCTCGATCGGCAGGAACCAGCGGGCGATGCGCTCGGGGTTGGTCACCACGTCCCACAGGTCGTCGATGCCGGTCGGATAGATCTGGCTGATCGTGGAGACCCGGGCCTCCCCGGCCTCGAGCGTGCGGCTGCCCAGCCGGCGGCGCACCTGGCTGATCTGCGTGTCGACGTCAATCATCGGTTCTTCCCTCGTCTGTGAGTCGTCGCTGCCTTTTACCCCTCGCCACCTCGGTGGCCATGGCAGCCAGGTGGGGCGCCCAGAAGCGCCGAAACCGCGCGAGCCAGGCGTCGGCCTCGCGTAGCGCGGTGTCATCGACCGCGTAGAGGCGGCGAGCCCCCTGCGGCCGTACGGTCGCGAAGCCGTTGTCCCGCAACACCTTCAGATGCTGCGACACGGCCGGCTGCGAGATCCCGAACTCGGCGCGGATCACCTCGGTGACGGCCCCCGAAGTCCGCTCCCCCTCGGCGAGCAGCTCCAGAATCCGGCGCCGTACGGGATCCCCGAGCACATCGAACGCGTGCACGGCCGAAACGCTATCAGGTTCGGCTTATATAAGCTAGATCTGATACCGGTGGTTCCGCCGATGCGGCTCTTGCCTTCCTGCGGCATGCTGTTCGGGACTGCCGCTTCGCAGCTCTTCGAGGGGGAAACAGCGTGCCGGTTGTGCGGGCCAACGGGATCGACGTGCACTACGAGACAGTGGGGAACCCGGACGACCCGGCCTTCCTGCTGATCATGGGCCTGGGCGCGCAGCTCATCGCATGGCCCGCCGACTTCTGCGCCGAGCTGGCCGCCCGCGGCTTCCACGTGGTGCTCCTGGACAACCGCGACGTCGGCCTGTCCACAGCCTTCGACGAGCTGGGCCCGCCCGACGTCGCCGCGATCATGGGCGGCGACCCGTCCACGGCCCCCTACCTGATCAGCGACATGGCCGCCGACGCCGCAGGCCTGCTCAAGGCCCTGGACCTCCCCCGGGCACACGTGGCCGGCGTGTCGATGGGCGGCATGATCGCCCAGCAGCTGACCATCGACCACCCCGACCTGGTGGCGTCCCTCTGCTCGATCATGTCAACAACCGGCGACCGTACGGTGGGACGCCCGACCCCGGAAGCCATGGCGGTGCTCATGCGCCCACCCGGCACCACCCGCGACGAAATCCTGGCCGGCTCGGTGGCGACGAGCCGCGCGATCGGCTCCCCCGCCTACCCGGCCCCCGACGAGCGGCTGCACCAGCAGGCGGTCGCCAGTTACGAGCGCAGCTACCGCCCGCAGGGCACACAACGCCAGTACGCCGCGATCCTCGCCTCCCCCGACCGCACCACGGCGCTGGCCACCGTAACCACCCCCACCTTGATCATCCACGGCGAGGCCGACCCCCTGATCAACGTGAGCGGAGGCCGAGCCACCGCAGCAGCCATCCCGGGCGCCGAACTGCTCGTCCTCCCGGGCATGGGCCACGACCTGCCACAGCCTCTGTGGCCCCAGATCATCGACGCCATGACCGCCAACACGGCACGCAGCTAGAACTCAACCACTTCGTGCAGGGGGGTCTCCTGGAACATGGCCGCACCTCCCAGAAACTCGACCACCGTGAACTGGTACACCCCGGGTTCTCTCGGCGCTCTGGTCCCAATAGTGGCCGAATAGACTTCGTTCTCGGAAAAGAACGGTCCGCGAACCGGAACCTCAACCGTTCCCATCGGCAGCGACTCGCCTCCGTCGTACCGGTTGACGAAGGCTTTGACGGTCCAATGTTTCTCCGCAGCCGACAGCGCCGCCAAAAATATCGGCACCACCCGACCGGAGAAGCTCCACGAGGCGGTAATTTCAATCGGCTCACCGGGCTGCAGAAACAAGGCAATCTGCCCTTCCTCGAGGGACTCGGTCCTCACCGTCACCCCAAGATCAAGCTGGTAACCCGGGACAACCCCGTTCGCTTGCGCCATCTGGTAAGCCTCCTTGGCCCCCTGACGGTCACCCTGCTCCGACAAGACGATTCCCAGAGCCACCGCCGCAAACGGCGCGTCCGGATGGCCGGACAGGGCGGCCTTCCGAAGAGCCTGCACCGCAACCTCCGCTTCGCCACGGAGGTATGCATTAACGCCGATCGCCGCAGCGTCTTCGGGAGTCGCGCGCGTGAGGATCTCGGTCCAAAGTTGTGATGGTATGCGGCGCGGCGGAATCAGATTCTCCCCGTCGTCAGCCGCGGCGACGTAACCCAGAACCTGCCAGCCACCGGACACGCCGGTGATGAGCGCGACCTCCGAGGCGACCGGCTTCGCCGCCCACTCCAGCCCGGCGTCGAACACGTCATCGACGGGTCGCGCTGATCCTTGCGCTCCGCTCCAGTAGAGCGAAATCAACGCCTGCAGTTCCGCGCGTGTGACCGGCCGGGTGAGGCCGGCCCGGCGCATATCCACAGCCGCCCTGACAATGGCACAGCCCACCGGCTGCTCGTCGGGACCAGCCCAGTATTTCTTCAGCAGTGTGGACCCGCCCACCAGGGTCTCGGCAATACTGGCGGTGATCTCTTCGGAGGGATAGAGCCGCCGCGCGTCGGCTTTCTCGGCCTCCGTCATCTCGAATTCCAGGAACACCGGCGACGCGGCTCGCTCCAGCGCCTGCCGCGCCCCGATCGCGATCGGCCCACCGTTCTCGATCTCATTCCAGGTGGCAGCGGTCATCGTCACCACCAGCGGGCCGTAACCCGCCACCGCTTCCAGGACAGGACCACTCAGCGCGTTGAGATCCGGCACGGCCGCGGCGTCCATCCACACCGGCGTCG from Paractinoplanes brasiliensis carries:
- a CDS encoding ArsR/SmtB family transcription factor; the encoded protein is MHAFDVLGDPVRRRILELLAEGERTSGAVTEVIRAEFGISQPAVSQHLKVLRDNGFATVRPQGARRLYAVDDTALREADAWLARFRRFWAPHLAAMATEVARGKRQRRLTDEGRTDD
- a CDS encoding SRPBCC family protein; protein product: MIDVDTQISQVRRRLGSRTLEAGEARVSTISQIYPTGIDDLWDVVTNPERIARWFLPIEGELKEGGHYQITGNAGGTITRCDKPRSYAATWEYADQVSWIEVRLTPEGDGTRFELEHVAHVADEWWDQFGPGATGVGWDMGLLGLADHLADPSHVVDHAAMATWHETPEGRSFLRQASDKWVEASIAAGTDPAAAREAGERTFAFYTGAAPGAES
- a CDS encoding tetratricopeptide repeat protein, with protein sequence MSVIGLAAAALLAAVAVWMKLYDRGDERLKDLIVWSIALTGAGLAAGVVGKVADLRADRARHDVQWRASVRSLLRECPGGSLPRLSQLTDAALGVTPTRYSAGDAPYVARPAADQALAGLLKPEGPPFAFVLVVGREKSGKSRTAAQAARVAWAKTDPPILLPLDGKALADLVALDPPLRLTGPTPVWMDAAAVPDLNALSGPVLEAVAGYGPLVVTMTAATWNEIENGGPIAIGARQALERAASPVFLEFEMTEAEKADARRLYPSEEITASIAETLVGGSTLLKKYWAGPDEQPVGCAIVRAAVDMRRAGLTRPVTRAELQALISLYWSGAQGSARPVDDVFDAGLEWAAKPVASEVALITGVSGGWQVLGYVAAADDGENLIPPRRIPSQLWTEILTRATPEDAAAIGVNAYLRGEAEVAVQALRKAALSGHPDAPFAAVALGIVLSEQGDRQGAKEAYQMAQANGVVPGYQLDLGVTVRTESLEEGQIALFLQPGEPIEITASWSFSGRVVPIFLAALSAAEKHWTVKAFVNRYDGGESLPMGTVEVPVRGPFFSENEVYSATIGTRAPREPGVYQFTVVEFLGGAAMFQETPLHEVVEF
- a CDS encoding alpha/beta fold hydrolase; this encodes MPVVRANGIDVHYETVGNPDDPAFLLIMGLGAQLIAWPADFCAELAARGFHVVLLDNRDVGLSTAFDELGPPDVAAIMGGDPSTAPYLISDMAADAAGLLKALDLPRAHVAGVSMGGMIAQQLTIDHPDLVASLCSIMSTTGDRTVGRPTPEAMAVLMRPPGTTRDEILAGSVATSRAIGSPAYPAPDERLHQQAVASYERSYRPQGTQRQYAAILASPDRTTALATVTTPTLIIHGEADPLINVSGGRATAAAIPGAELLVLPGMGHDLPQPLWPQIIDAMTANTARS